The proteins below are encoded in one region of Thermosulfurimonas marina:
- a CDS encoding DUF3334 family protein: MAERRLGTVNQMAKLICEAVKEVLEASTGSSIRYAPTIQRIPLVSLKPDLGAFVEFTGDYNGLFCMNFSGEAALELYRRAMTFMGLPEEELARDYTSEEVVNFVGEIVNQIVGGMRRRVEAQFGLAARNSQPRAIAINQTITLLLSTLIEKPQCRRLSFRTEGNAPFYVEFGLEQTEFIPLEHPEEVDVDDLLAQFS; encoded by the coding sequence ATGGCCGAAAGGCGCCTGGGTACGGTCAATCAGATGGCCAAGTTGATTTGCGAGGCGGTAAAGGAGGTGCTCGAGGCCTCCACCGGCTCCTCCATCCGCTATGCCCCCACCATCCAGCGAATACCCCTGGTAAGTCTCAAACCGGATCTAGGGGCCTTCGTGGAGTTCACCGGGGACTATAACGGCCTTTTCTGTATGAATTTTTCCGGAGAGGCCGCTCTTGAGCTTTACCGTCGGGCCATGACCTTTATGGGGCTTCCTGAGGAGGAGCTGGCTCGGGACTATACCTCGGAGGAGGTGGTGAACTTCGTGGGGGAGATCGTCAACCAGATCGTGGGAGGGATGCGGCGCAGGGTGGAGGCCCAGTTCGGACTTGCGGCCCGAAATAGCCAGCCCCGGGCCATCGCCATCAACCAGACCATTACCCTCCTTTTGAGCACCCTCATTGAAAAACCCCAGTGCCGCAGGCTCTCCTTCAGGACCGAGGGCAATGCCCCCTTTTATGTGGAGTTCGGCCTGGAGCAGACGGAGTTCATTCCTTTGGAGCACCCGGAAGAGGTGGATGTGGACGACCTTTTGGCCCAATTTTCCTAG